The DNA sequence TCTTGCTCAAGGTTACCCAAGCGTTCTTTGTATTGTTCAAACTTAGCTAAGTCATCAGAGTTTAGGTTAAGCTCGGATTGCAATTTGGCCTGTAGTTGCTGTTTGGCATCGCCCTCAAACTCATTCCATTTTGCTTTAACTTGAGACTTAAAGGCATTATTAAGCTGATTGTCTAAATCCGACTTTATCTTAATATCCGGCGAGTCAGGCTGACCTGTAATACCTACATTTAAACCGAACTTATTAACCTGAGTTAACGTATTCAGAGCAATTTTCGCCAGTTCAGTCGTTGCATTACCGGTTAATTTAACGCCTTCAAAGCGAATGTCATTAGTGCTGATAATATTGCTATCAAACTGGTAGTTGCCCTCACCAAAGACAAGTGCGTCCGTCATTGTCAATTGAATATCGTCACTATCTGAAAGCTGCTTATTTACCACAGGTAAATTAGCGATACCGTAATTACCTTGGGTAGAAAAGTTTTTGGCTTGATCAACCGCGTATCGGCCTTCTAAGTCGAAGCGCTTTTTAGGATCACTCGAAACAAGAGCGACTTGATATTGACTGTCTTTGTTACGAATAAAGTGCTCTATGTTAATTTCGCGCCCAGTCAGTTTAAACTGCTCTCCAGACGGTGCAGACACATTAACCAAAAGGTTTTGTACTATCCAAGACGGATACGGGTTATCCAATGGAAACTCGATATACTCGCCTTCAATAAGTGACTCTGCAGAGAGTTTGTCTTCAGCCTTAACCTCTTTATTGGCATCGATATATGGTTTTACTTTTTCGTAAGCTTGTTGGGCAGTAACTAAATAGCCCGTAATTTCATCACCAAAAATCAATTTTGAGATGGCCACAGCATTTGGGTCGTCGATTGGATATTTAGCTTTAATGTTTTGCCAATCTTGGCCAGGCGCCGCCTTAAGCTCTTTATAAGCAACATCTACGTTGGTTTTGCTGACCTTGTATTGTTCGCTGAGTTCTTTTACTGCAGCTCTGTCCTTTTTGATGTCTGCTTTTAACTTATCAATTTTTGCTTTGAGCGCCGCGATGTCTTCTGCGGATTGTATTTTCGTATCTTGAATTTCTTGCCACTGCGCTTTGTATTTGTCTACTGACGATTTACTCGGCAAAGCCTCTACTTTTGATTTGAGTGCTTTGTTTTCAGTTTGCCACACTTGTTTAAGCTGACGACCTTTTTGCTCAGTCAATAAGTCTGCATTAGCAATCACGTCTTTGGCACTTGGAACTTCTAATCCACCAGCAAACTCACTGGCGCTTTCTTTGATTGAGCCTTGAGCCGTTTGCTCAACCGCTTCTCCAGCTTGACTACGAGCTGTATAAAACTGCAACCCATCAACGGTTAAATCATCAATTACGGTATTACCCAATATTAACTCAAACGGGTTGACCTTGGCTGAAGCAGTTTTAAACTCAAATAAGTTGCGATTAAGGTCTTCAGGATCCGTTTGTTGAAGGCCATTCACTGCGATACCAAACGGACTTAAACTCAAATCTACCGAATCAATGTTGGTCTCAGCACCAATGGTATTTTCCATCACAGAGGTGATTATGCTTTTTGTGATTGGCTCTGCAGCAAAATAGCCGGCGGCAAATACACTTCCAGTCAACGCAAACAGTGCACCCGTACCC is a window from the Psychrosphaera ytuae genome containing:
- a CDS encoding TIGR03545 family protein; this encodes MTDKVTETTNDKAAQKQSSKPKNQGMIRPVGTGALFALTGSVFAAGYFAAEPITKSIITSVMENTIGAETNIDSVDLSLSPFGIAVNGLQQTDPEDLNRNLFEFKTASAKVNPFELILGNTVIDDLTVDGLQFYTARSQAGEAVEQTAQGSIKESASEFAGGLEVPSAKDVIANADLLTEQKGRQLKQVWQTENKALKSKVEALPSKSSVDKYKAQWQEIQDTKIQSAEDIAALKAKIDKLKADIKKDRAAVKELSEQYKVSKTNVDVAYKELKAAPGQDWQNIKAKYPIDDPNAVAISKLIFGDEITGYLVTAQQAYEKVKPYIDANKEVKAEDKLSAESLIEGEYIEFPLDNPYPSWIVQNLLVNVSAPSGEQFKLTGREINIEHFIRNKDSQYQVALVSSDPKKRFDLEGRYAVDQAKNFSTQGNYGIANLPVVNKQLSDSDDIQLTMTDALVFGEGNYQFDSNIISTNDIRFEGVKLTGNATTELAKIALNTLTQVNKFGLNVGITGQPDSPDIKIKSDLDNQLNNAFKSQVKAKWNEFEGDAKQQLQAKLQSELNLNSDDLAKFEQYKERLGNLEQEFEKFKEGQLDGLIEQKKKELEDKLKNKAKDKLKDKLKDKLGDFDFGL